In Penaeus monodon isolate SGIC_2016 chromosome 7, NSTDA_Pmon_1, whole genome shotgun sequence, the following are encoded in one genomic region:
- the LOC119575544 gene encoding protein flightless-1 homolog, with protein MSTHQGSRSSFYQPRTRTALVWACVWVWAWMGVGVWGGCPKVCECKWRDGKEVVACRNAHFIDIPRGLDPSTQVLDLRHNNLRILPRDSFVYTGLVNLQKVWLSFCNLKRLEKGAFRMLANVVELDLSNNLLQSVPTAALTDMGGLRHLILSYNKLTTIPKLAFAPTAELVNLDLSHNNLTRLEGGALQNLVSLEVLDLSSNKLVTLDAQDLMPLAMLRVLHLDGNPWHCDCLLRPLRNWMLDRNLAPTVPPTCTEPMWLEGGDWLILDDEDFVCAPQVTALAPRVLAAEGENVSLACRVESEVETTITWVIGESQLYNASESQRYSLLEFLTPFYTSRISNLTIMDVTPLDQGQYRCVAENRAGRREVNLTLQVSHEVAEVRVANIDNNYMKGGLLGGICILVVVLLIVCSLIYCKVRSGRQPEEEIDKTVAAHSSRATTADEHKLAGYHIVPTNELEVSPRRPQQRQSWRHRDISMEDFSSRVLEKGESPVLQQEPVQGPSVPTTAPSNVSYVDIAKTDAGGAQMNPDERTRWRDLSDHQKDVILHRMCHRVASQASVGSSNGQYPDLLDLPQPQVGQLPLQDMHQYGGSLPLHSLNPSFCTMPRTRARAYQETGTSREGGATQGNASQPHAHNAHDRQQAAGYRSSSALNLALSEAASQAYAHGQMPVRGHPFLPPVPMLEAYDPQAMHELIATHRSQCGAGCGQMEGTDPYRFEYHAAQLEKFLQEYRCLQEQLFHMKQSYQAQQRSGSAPRLDCCSEAYSPHHPPPPVTHHAPPVTVPLPVSCASHTAPGPAHPSSPPPSRPR; from the exons ATGAGCACACATCAGGGCTCTCGCAGCTCTTTCTATCAGCCCAGGACGCGCACGGCcttggtgtgggcgtgtgtgtgggtgtgggcgtggatGGGTGTCGGGGTGTGGGGCGGCTGTCCCAaagtgtgtgagtgcaagtggcgTGACGGCAAGGAGGTGGTAGCCTGCCGGAACGCTCACTTCATCGACATCCCGCGCGGACTGGACCCCTCGACGCAGGTCCTCGATCTACGCCACAACAACCTAAGGATCCTCCCGCGGGACTCCTTCGTCTACACGGGCCTTGTCAACCTGCAAAAGGTCTGGCTCAGCTTCTGCAACCTGAAGCGGCTGGAGAAGGGCGCCTTCCGGATGCTCGCCAACGTGGTCGAACTTGATCTCAGCAACAACCTTCTCCAGAGCGTTCCCACCGCCGCCCTCACGGACATGGGCGGTTTGCGCCATCTCATCCTCTCCTACAACAAACTCACCACCATCCCCAAGCTGGCGTTTGCTCCCACAGCCGAGCTGGTCAACCTGGACCTCAGCCACAACAACCTCACGCGACTCGAGGGAGGCGCACTGCAGAACCTGGTGTCGCTCGAGGTCCTCGACTTGTCCAGCAACAAGCTTGTCACTCTGGACGCGCAGGACCTGATGCCGCTGGCCATGCTGCGCGTGCTGCACCTGGACGGCAACCCCTGGCACTGCGACTGTCTCCTGCGGCCGCTCAGGAACTGGATGCTGGACCGCAACTTGGCCCCGACGGTTCCCCCGACGTGCACGGAGCCGATGTGGCTCGAGGGCGGAGATTGGCTCATCCTGGACGACGAGGACTTCGTGTGTGCGCCGCAGGTCACTGCCCTGGCGCCGAGGGTCCTCGCGGCTGAGGGCGAGAACGTGTCCCTGGCGTGTCGCGTCGAGTCGGAGGTGGAGACGACCATAACATGGGTTATAGGGGAGAGCCAGCTGTACAACGCCAGCGAGTCCCAGCGGTACTCTCTGTTGGAGTTCCTGACGCCCTTTTATACATCGAGGATTTCGAACCTGACCATCATGGACGTGACCCCCCTGGATCAGGGTCAGTACCGGTGCGTGGCGGAGAACAGGGCGGGGCGCAGGGAGGTCAATCTGACGCTCCAGGTGTCCCACGAGGTTGCCGAGGTGAGAGTCGCTAACatagataataattacatgaagGGAGGCCTCTTAGGCGGGATTTGTATTCTAGTGGTCGTCTTGCTCATCGTGTGTAGTCTTATATACTGTAAAGTGCGAAGCGGACGGCAGCCAGAGGAGGAAATCGACAAGACGGTGGCAGCTCACTCGTCCAGGGCTACGACGGCGGACGAGCACAAACTCGCTGGCTACCACATCGTCCCGACGAACGAACTCGAGGTGTCTCCGCGTCGACCACAACAAAGACAATCCTGGAGGCACAGAGACATATCTATGGAGGACTTCTCCAGCAGAGTCCTGGAGAAAGGCGAAAGTCCTGTCCTGCAGCAGGAACCTGTCCAGGGGCCAAGCGTTCCTACCACGGCTCCCAGCAATGTGTCCTACGTCGACATAGCCAAAACTGACGCCGGAGGAGCCCAGATGAACCCCGACGAAAGGACGAGGTGGAGGGACCTCTCCGACCACCAAAAGGACGTGATCCTGCACAGGATGTGTCACCGCGTAGCATCGCAAGCGTCCGTGGGAAGTAGCAACGGCCAGTATCCTGATCTGCTGGATCTGCCGCAGCCGCAAGTCGGGCAGTTGCCTCTTCAGGACATGCACCAATACGGGGGCAGTCTGCCTCTTCACAGTCTCAACCCGTCCTTCTGCACTATGCCCAGAAC GCGGGCACGGGCGTACCAGGAGACGGGCACTAGTCGGGAGGGAGGAGCCACACAAGGTAATGCCTCTCAGCCCCACGCCCACAACGCCCACGATCGCCAACAAGCTGCTGGTTACAG ATCCTCCAGCGCTCTCAACCTGGCCCTCAGTGAGGCCGCCTCGCAAGCCTACGCCCACGGCCAGATGCCAGTCAGAGGCCACCCTTTCCTGCCCCCTGTGCCCATGCTAGAGGCCTACGACCCGCAGGCCATGCACGAACTCATCGCAACGCAcag GAGTCAGTGCGGCGCAGGCTGTGGCCAGATGGAGGGCACAGACCCCTACCGCTTCGAGTATCATGCCGCTCAGCTCGAGAAATTTTTACAAGAATATCGTTGTCTTCAAGAACAACTTTTCCATATGAAACAGTCCTACCAAGCACAGCAGCGTTCTGGCTCTGCTCCTAG GCTGGATTGCTGTTCAGAGGCCTACTCTCCGCACCACCCCCCGCCCCCTGTAACCCACCATGCGCCCCCAGTCACCGTGCCCCTGCCCGTCTCGTGTGCTTCCCATACCGCCCCCGGCCCCGCCCACCCCTCCTCT CCGCCGCCCTCCCGCCCGCGATGA